AAGTTATCAGCATATTCCACAAAATAAAATATAGACCAATCTCAGCTGTCAATTAATCTCTCCGTATCAGCCTCACGATCCTACTCATCCAACGGCTTATATTCAACCTCTAGAACTTTCTCATCCTTTTATCTTCACCTTCTCTTTATACAAATTCATCATTTTCGTGCTTGTGCTCTGCTCGTGCCACACTCTCTTTAGGGTTTAACGCTTTGTCTCTTTGCTCCTCGATATTCTCTACAGGTCTTTAGCTTTTCCTTATGCAATGCagctttatttttatattttttcaatttttcatgttCGATTTACTTTGAAAGCTCCGATTTAACCTAAATGTTGAGATAAATTGGATAAATATTATTTGATCAGAGGCTTAATCATTGCACATTTGTTTTTTCCTGTTGCGTTATGTATTTTGATGTTTGTGGTTCGTTTGCTGGAGATTTTGGAACACTGATTTATTTCTGCATATACATGGATTTAAGATATGGTTGTTTTAGATCTACGTACAATTTGATATATCTGCTGTAGTTTTTGGATCTCATTGTGCTTGTGGTTGGATATTTGTGTAGAACTATTACCATGACGAAGTGCTATCCCACAGTGAGTGAGGAGTACGTTAAGGCTGttgataaagccaaaagaaatcTCAGAGGACTCATCGCTGAGAAGAACTGTGCTCCTCTTATGCTCCGTTTAGCGTATGTTCTCCTTAGTTCTATCCGTTtatgcttggggatttttgactgTTCAAGTTTTTGTACATTGTCATCTTTTTCATTTCTGCATCTTAGATATTGATATGAAATCAATTACACTCTCCCCCCGAAATTAGAATAATATGATGCACGAGTCTCCATGtgtcttatttttttaattttataattcttGAAATAAAGTGCATATTTAGAAACTATTTAAAAATACTACTCCATTCATCCCAATTTATAAAATACTCTACTAGTACCttttatatttagaaacaatttaacgTTAAATTTTCTGTTTTACCTAATGTGATGATTCATAGCCTAACAAATATCTATGTTTTGTTTTAGGctataagtttcaaaagtttatTTCTTAAACTGGATGTATAGTGTGATCTATTTTGAACTAATTCGGTTCGCGTTGGTTCGGTTTGAtctattttgaattattttggtTCAATTTGCGAAAATTTTGGTGCATAAATAAATTTATGACCATCAAACTTAATAAATTTTGTCCAATTCGATCTAATTCTCTAGCTCTTTTGAGTGATGTGATTAGAtgcataaaattaaaataaagttttaaattagaaaatacaCCCCTTATATGTCTATTGATGCCATGGATACAATAAAATATAgggataaaaagagaaaatactaaaatcacattcaaataaaatattgaagatctgtccaaagaaaagaagaagcaaatatattattgaataaataataaaatgattGCACTAAGAGAGgaaatcaaaagaagaagaaatacaaaaaattaaGCAAAGGAGCAGAACAGTAAATTAAGAGAAGGGAAACAGGGATTCGTTCCTGTATCTAATATCTGAAAAGTTGGCTTTTAACCATGGCACCTAGAGCCAACATATTACTCTGGGTTCCATCCTTTTACTATATAGCATATTTTTCGTAAAATATCAATATATTCGCACACATAAAATTTTACCTGAGTGTCCGGGTGGTGTGCCACCCCCAACCCTCTACATAGATCTGCCCGCTTTACACACAAGCGCATGCacacacacaaaaagaaaaattgaatcaATATGATTTTCTTTCTGATAGGGAAAGTGAATATTAGTTTCATGGtgttgaaaatattttatatcatcACAGATGGCACTCTGCTGGTACCTATGATGTATGCTCCAAAACTGGAGGTCCATTTGGTACCATGAGGTTCAAGGCTGAGCTAAGCCATGGCGCCAATAACGGTGTCGACATTGCCATCAGGCTATTGGAACCCATCAAGGAGCAGTTCCCTACTCTCTCTTATGCTGATTTCTATCAGGTATGTCGTTTGTGATGATCTATATTTTGGAAGTTGTGGGTACTTGATTTCTAGTTGCTAAGGTGAAATGGAAAATTAATGAAATAGTTTCTTTTGGTTGTAGTTGGCTGGAGTGGTTGCTGTTGAAGTTACTGGAGGACCTGATGTGCCCTTCCACCCTGGTAGAGAGGTAATTATCATTTAATCAATAAGACCAAgattaattattttcattttcaagGCATCAGTAGCAGAAAAATGTGGAAGCCTTGATCCTATATCCCCTCAATAGGATTTGTAAGCGTTTACTAAATAATAGTCTATCAAAGAATTGCTACCTTATGCTGAGTTTGAAGATTTCTGCTCATACTTCTGCTTTAACAATGGAAAATTAGTTCTTTAAATTTATTTCTACTGGATGATTCCTTTTTTTGTCTTGCATGGTTTTGAAATTGTaattcaaacatatcaaatagATGGAAATGTTTGTCTACTTTCAATTCTATTCCAGTCCTTGTTTGGATAGGATTATGGAAATGCATCTCTGAGTGGATACTGTTTGCTCTTTTAGTAATTTGTGCTTATACAAAAGGTGGTGTCACTTCTTCCTAAACTTTCTTGTGGGAATGATACAATTGGTTATTTGGTTACCTCACTAGATATCTTTGCTTACCTTTTCTTTATCAGGACAAGACAGAGCCACCTCTTGAAGGTCGCCTGCCTGATGCCACCAAGGGTGAGTTGTTCCTTACAGATTGTCTTATGAGAGTACCCTTCAGAGGACAAAAATGATTGCCACCTATTGGGCACAGAACATTCTTGTCAGCCATCTTCCATTATATACTAATTGTTAGTCAACTTATTGCAGGTTCTGACCATCTGAGGGATGTGTTTGTTAAGCAAATGGGTCTTTCTGACAAGGACATTGTCGCACTCTCTGGTGGCCATACCTTGGTTTGTAGCTTTTTTGTGTTTTGGATTGTAGCTTAGGTATACAAGCTTCTATCGTACTAATATTCTTATCACAACTTGCTCCAGGGGAGGTGCCACAAGGAACGTTCAGGTTTTGAGGGACCATGGACTGCTAATCCACTTATCTTCGACAACTCCTACTTCAAGTacagcttctttttttttttatccaAAATACATTTCTCAGATGTTCGCAATGTGTGGAAGACTGTTTAACTGATGATGTTATTAGTTCATCCGCTTTAAAGGTCATGTTCTTTATTACAGGGAACTTTTGAGCGGGGAAAAGGAGGGTCTTTTACAGTTGCCATCAGACAAGGCTCTCCTCAGCGATCCTGTCTTCCGCCCATTGGTTGAGAAATATGCAGCGGTTCGTATTGATCTATAATTTGAACTTATGTTTTTGAGGCCACACAACTTATTTATTTGGCTAGTGTTGCATGACTCCTCAAGTAATTATCTTGTAATTTCAGGATGAAGATGCTTTCTTTGCAGACTATGCCGAGGCTCACATGAAACTCTCTGAATTGGGGTAAGCATATAGACTAATCGAAACCTGATTTACATTATCTCCTAGCATATTGTTTTCCTTGCCGTGTCTTAACTATCAATTTGATTTGATGCCAGATTTGCTGAGGCTTAAGCTGGAGAGCTGGGAGTGGCGCCATGTTTTTCTATTAAAGTTTCACTTCTAGTGGGCAGCTTATTCGAACTGGTAGATTGTCTTCTTTCTCTGCGTATCTTAAGGTTTCAAATTGTCAACGCATTAGATGTATGATGTGACTCCTTCAGAAAATAATCTAAAGATGGTTTTGTACCTTTTGCCATATCCGATGTTTTACGAGGATATTTCAAACATATCCCTAGTTGATTGTATCATTTGAATGTGATGGTGTTGTGCAAAATCTTGCTTGTATGGTGTATACGCTGTTGAGATTCTACATAATTAGTTTTGTACAGCTGAAAGAAAAAGTAAATTCATTTATACGCCCTTGCCCTGCTGCATGTGATGAACTTCCGAATCTTAGTGCGAGATCTGGCTGTTAGTTTTCTCCTGTCAATTAAAAACTGTTAACCTGATGAAAACAATTGTTTACAGCCTGATCTCGCACTAAGGTTTAATATGTTTAAAGTCGAAAGGCAAGTGGTGTCACTCTTATTAATATGTTGGCGGTTAGATAATTCTGCAGCTCGTGCTGAATCTTTGTTTTTTTGGCGACTGAGCTGTTTAGGCCTACACTATCCAGTTCATGTTTGTGGGAACTATGGCCTCCTACCTTTTTTCCTCCTTTGGATTCTTTAAGGCAGTAATAATGTGATGTTGCTAGTATTCCTCTTAGACTTTACGAGATCTAATAAGTGATAAATCTTGGTTAACATGAATGCTACTGTCCTTTTTTACATTTTTGGTTCAACAAATCCAGGTTTCAGTTTGGCTCTAGACAAAGACGTGACTACTTGGGCTTTGGCATTAATGCTATAGAAATCGGTTCAAAGATTCGTGAAGCCTTTTGTCGATTTAAATGCTAAAAGTGTTGCCTCCGGTTGCCCTACTGGATTTATTTGGTTGTGCATATCTTATTTGGACCAGTCTTCTCAAATCTTTTGTTGTTTAGGCCGGTCCTTTGTGACTTGTAACGTGATTATATGAGAactcttttttaattttatttagtatATGATAATATCAGTTGAACTTAAATGAAGTAGTGACTGATTCCAACTTATTCGGTTGTTTGAGAGTGAAGCATAGTTGTTGTGGTAagaccaagaagagaaggtaaaAGAGGATGTCAATGAAATTAAATGCTTTATCTAAGTGATGTAGGGTAAAGAAAATGTGTGTAGCTCATATATGTATTCCAGCTCATATTCTTACAGCCAGTAGCGAAGCCAGAATTTTTTTTTAGGATgttcaaatttaaaaaaagtaaaacaaattCATGACAAAGAATgttcaatatatattatatacctctaaaacttaatattttacttatataccTAATATTATTTTCCGACaaagggtggtcaattgaccacccttacCCTAATGTAGCTTCGCCTATGCTTACAGCTTGCTTTTGTATCTTAGTATTCTGTTTTCTGCTTCTCATACTAAATAGGAAGTATACTTTTTGTTCACGGTATCATGTTGTATTATGTAGAGTGGATCTCTATGTAGCTTCTAGCTTCCAGGGGCCTCAAGAATCTCTATCCGTTTTATCCTTGACAATGGGCTATTATGACTTAAAACTGCAAAATGTTACTCGCTCCGGTTCGCAATAAGTGAgcaatttacttttttattttgactcaaaataagtgtccagttatgtaatcaagaaagaattcaatttatttttacaaaataacccctatgtacgtatccctaaaaagttttcttactctTCACATTAAATGTTTAATTAGGGGTAATTTAGTCATAGtaggtatttttgtatagaatttagtattttcttaacgGGCATACTAAAagcaaattgatcacttattgcGAACCGGAGGGAGTAACATACAATTATTTTACCTCTCTACAACATTGATTTAATGTCGAACTGTTCCTCCCATCTGAAGGTTGAGAAATCAGTATACTCACCTTTAACTCAAATTCTAAAACTTTGACTGGTGGTTAATTGATCAGTTGAGGGTAAAATTATCCTTCAACTTGTTATTTCAGAAAGCCAAGTTTTGCAAGATTCATCTACATATCAAAACCTCTACGGATGTCAATGTTGGATTATATATCGTTGCGGAAGCAATTCCAGTATCATATTCACGTGTAAATTAAACAAGTAGCACATATGGAGATTATAcgagttacctcttgaagcgtgaacaaagcAGATTAATCTCGGTCTCCAGTTCCAGAATAGCAAGACTGCGACCTCAACAAAACGTTCCACAATCTTCTATtatgttacccaaataatatccaGAAAGACAGAATTTCGGGCGGGGGAAATTTCAAGGAAAATGTGTGTAAAAAAAGGCCAGCCCTATATGAGATATATACAGCCATGTTTTTTTTATGGTAAAATCCTTTTCCAAAGCCTATTAGGTTTTTTGTTTCACAAaggaaagtttttctttatttcctattatttaggaaTAGTAGGCACCAccgaatttaattaacaaggctccCTATTATGGAATTAAATTCGAAATTAACTTCTAACAtaataaattatgaattattccacaaaaaattcgtaattgcactccttagttcaatttctAAATActtccataaaaccttatttaacttcccatgttaagattcagatactaatcagtcacattaaattactgataatttaatttattgattacttcctttaaaccttcgcttaacttatttcatgtgtcggatacaaaatccaccgacTGGGTcaacacatgaaaacttataatctttcataaaggagtatcatcaatctcaaaagCCGAGACAcggattctatcaactaattattacttcaccaatgtatatcattattgtccaatttaccaggtttattgacccacgaaagaatttcaccttttaataaatcaaaacaataaatgacacacacaattaataataattatatcaagattaagagtataagtacattgaatggactagagaaattattttattaaatcagtataaaatacttatctctacttgatccgttcaatacatataaaatatactagcacaagaagtcgaAATTAaatcattcccataatcaagataaattatatttaatcttgtgctacaaccattccgatggtttgtccaattccatcattagattgtgaacataaactttatgacttataagaaccgttgatttaatcttccgtatataagttaaactctatacactaaatcatctactatataagcaaatgatacacatacgaatacgtgatctatttaaaataaaattttattgaattaaataaacaaatctataatgaataaaatataatactatgtctaaaccgcatggttaatagtatatcccaacaatctcccacttacaCTCATAACCATGCGTCTACTACTCTAACACTCATTCCTTCTACATGCTTGAAAAGTCTTCTGTGGCAAGCTCTTAGTaaacaagtttgccaagttgttCTCTGACGCAATCTTGGTGACTACTACATCCCCTCTTTGCACTATCTCAtgaattaaataatatttatgcTCAATGTGCTTTACTCTTTTATGGCTTCGTGGCTCCTTCGAATTTACAACCGCACCATTATTATCACAATAAAGTGTTATTGGTGCTTGAATCGAGGGAACTACACCCAACTCTCTTAGGAAGTTCCCGAGCCAAACCGCATCTTTGGATGCCTTAGAGGCTGCCACATATTCGACTTCCATGGTGGAATCAGCAACATAAGTTTGCTTGATGCTCCTCTAAGTTATGGCTCCACCTCCCAGGGTAAATACATTTCCTGAGGTAGACTTTCTAAAATCTCTATCTGACTGGAAATTTGAATCAGTGTACCCAATAGGTACAAGGTCATTCGAATGGTAGACTAGCATATAATCTCTAGTCCTTTTTAGGTACTTGATTATATGCTTAACCGTAGTCACATGCTCTCTCCCATGATTAGACTGAAATATGCTAACAATGCCCACGACAAAGTAAATATCAGGTTTAGTACATAACATGACATACATCAGGCTCCCCATGACAGATGCATAAGGGACCACCTTCATCTTTTCTATCTCTTCATCAGTTTTAGTTCTTTAGATAGAGAAATTCCATGTCTGAAAGGAAGAAATCCTTTCTTTGAATCATGCATGCTAAACCTGGAGAGTATTGTATCAATGTAAAGAGCCTGGGATAAGCCTAATTTCCTTTTCTTGCGATCTCGCAAGAGCTTGATCCCAAGCATATGAGCCGtttctcccaaatctttcatatcGAAGTGCGTGGACAACCGCTGCTTAACTGAACCCAACATGCCCACATTATTGCCTATGAGCAATATGTCATCTACATATAAGATTAAAAATGCCACTTTGTACCCATCCCACTTCttgtattgtcacgaccctaaaatcgacccggtcgtgatggcgcctatcgtgaaactagggcagccgacacaaaccccaaaTCTAACcagtatttaataaaaaaagcATTTTAAGCTATTAATTAACAAAATCTCATAACATAAGTCTAAATAACTAGTATGTAAaataacacaagcccgacatcagggtgtcacaagtcacgagcaactacaaGATCGGTCTAAGCATAAGAAAGGCTATCATAGTCCGGGAATAAAATACTAAGAACAGTCTGAGTAAGGTAAGAAGGAGAATTGCAGGGCTTCGAACGCCAAGCAGCTATCTTGTCGACTCTGAAGATCTACTAGAAGAACGATCAGCACTCACTATCCCGATCCGTAatcctggatctacacacaaggtgcatggagtaatgtgagtacgccaaatcagtaagtaataaaattaaataaaagctgagcagtaagaaaacagaTAATTCCACGTTATAACACTACATCAAATACAATACGTTCCcaaaacaatacaaaaatcaacTATCTCGTAAAATcaactcagtttcagtaaaaccttttcttttaaaaacatctttcaatagtttcaaataagtgatgaaacaatgagtaaaaatgatagaaacgtaaacagcccctcgggtaaaatatcaatagaaccagcccctcgggctacctcacaatcattcgtaatcagcccctcgggcaacaacataaatcaaaaacagcccctcgggcaacatcacatcactcacactgggtatccacgctcactgggggtgttcagactccgtaggagctcctacagcccaagtgctatcacaagccatctcgtggcataataaatcaggccctcgacctctcatatatcacaaaataGTACAACACGCTGTGacacgcagcccgatcccatgatatTTTCACAATACAatacctcggcctcactcagtcagaaatctttcaagccactcgggctaacaATAAATAGAATTCTcatcccaaaatattatttatagtatcaaaacggagtaaataaaattgagttatgaaattagtaaaatatagcataacttgggtagctcagaagttgaagcactacctgtcttcatata
Above is a window of Nicotiana tabacum cultivar K326 chromosome 8, ASM71507v2, whole genome shotgun sequence DNA encoding:
- the LOC107776943 gene encoding L-ascorbate peroxidase 1, cytosolic: MTKCYPTVSEEYVKAVDKAKRNLRGLIAEKNCAPLMLRLAWHSAGTYDVCSKTGGPFGTMRFKAELSHGANNGVDIAIRLLEPIKEQFPTLSYADFYQLAGVVAVEVTGGPDVPFHPGREDKTEPPLEGRLPDATKGSDHLRDVFVKQMGLSDKDIVALSGGHTLGRCHKERSGFEGPWTANPLIFDNSYFKELLSGEKEGLLQLPSDKALLSDPVFRPLVEKYAADEDAFFADYAEAHMKLSELGFAEA